The proteins below come from a single Ictidomys tridecemlineatus isolate mIctTri1 chromosome 8, mIctTri1.hap1, whole genome shotgun sequence genomic window:
- the LOC106144644 gene encoding sodium-dependent glucose transporter 1B has product MELEFHGAGAPARTEPKMAGVSERSSRAANVLRWFTTVIVFAAFLGLGLGVAILGPTFQDLARNVNRNISSLSLIFVGRASGFLCGSMIGGVLFDCMNDFLLMGMSMLATTVGLYIIPLCKRAVSSLIVMMSVRGTSIGILDTGGNILILALWGDKGAPHMQSLHFGFALGAFLAPLLAKLALGTSVSAENHTEPAFQSPATNGSSEADSAPLFGLPDDMNLFWAYAFIGAYIFIVSVFIFALFFKKSSRQERAKVSAQAYRRAEYHKTLLCLLFVFFFFYVGAEITYGSYIFSFATTYAGMEESEAAGLNSIFWGTFAACRGLAIFFAACLQPGTMIVLSNIGSLASSLFLVLFNKNPLCLWIATSVYGASMATTFPSGISWIEQYTTISGKSAAFLVIGAALGDMAIPAIIGVVEGQYPDLPIVLYSCLGSAIFTAVIFPVLYKLATLPLDRQRKANRKSEDKKAVPYSSRL; this is encoded by the exons ggacTGGGTGTCGCTATACTGGGACCCACCTTTCAAGATTTGGCACGGAATGTAAACAGAAATATCAGCAGTCTTTCACTAATTTTTGTGGGCCGTGCCTCTGGATTTCTGTGTGGCTCTATGATTGGTGGAGTTCTTTTTGACTGTATGAATGATTTTTTACTCATGG GGATGTCAATGTTAGCTACTACAGTTGGTCTTTACATTATTCCTTTGTGCAAGAGAGCAGTATCATCACTGATAGTCATGATGTCTGTCCGTGGCACTTCAATAGGTATTCTGGATAC AGGTGGTAACATCCTCATTTTGGCTCTTTGGGGGGACAAAGGAGCCCCACACATGCAGTCATTACACTTTGGTTTCGCCTTGGGTGCTTTTCTGGCTCCACTTCTGGCTAAATTGGCACTGGGTACCTCAGTGTCTGCTGAAAACCACACAGAGCCTGCCTTTCAGTCTCCAGCCACCAACGGATCATCTGAAGCTGACTCAGCCCCTCTCTTTGGATTGCCTGATGACATGAATCTATTCTGGGCTTATGCTTTTATAGGTGCTTATATTTTCATAGTGTCTGTCTTCATTTTTGCTCTGTTTTTTAAGAAAAGCTCAAGGCAGGAAAGAGCAAAAGTATCTGCTCAGGCATATCGAAGAGCTGAATATCACAAGACCCTTCTCTGCCTCCTTTTcgtgttcttctttttttatgttggAGCAGAGATAACTTATGGCtcctatattttctcctttgcCACCACCTATGCTGGCATGGAAGAAAGTGAAGCAGCTGGGTTGAACTCCATCTTCTGGGGGACCTTTGCAGCCTGCAGAGGCCTGGCGATCTTCTTTGCTGCATGCCTACAGCCAGGCACCATGATTGTGTTGAGCAACATTGGCAGCCTGGCTTCATCTTTATTTCTGGTGCTTTTCAACAAGAATCCACTCTGTCTCTGGATTGCCACTTCAGTGTATGGGGCCTCAATGGCAACCACGTTTCCCAGCGGTATTTCCTGGATTGAGCAGTACACAACCATAAGTGGGAAATCAGCAGCCTTTTTGGTAATTGGTGCAGCCCTGGGAGACATGGCTATTCCTGCAATAATTGGAGTTGTTGAAGGACAATATCCAGACTTGCCTATTGTTCTGTATTCCTGTTTAGGGTCAGCGATATTCACTGCTGTTATATTTCCTGTGCTGTATAAATTAGCCACCTTGCCTCTGGATCGCCAGCGAAAAGCTAACAGAAAGAGTGAGGACAAGAAAGCTGTGCCCTATAGTTCTAGGCtataa